Genomic window (Desulforapulum autotrophicum HRM2):
AATTTCCTGGGATGAGGCCATAACCCTTGCCATGGAAAAATTTAAAGCGGCAGCTGATACCCATGGTCCAGATGCTGTGGCAGGATTGAGTTCGGCAAGGTGCAGTAATGAAGAAAATTATCTTTTCCAAAAATTAATCAGGGCGGGATTCCATACCAATAATGTCGACCATTGTGCCCGGCTCTGCCACGGGCCCACGGCCGCGGCCATGACCCGGGCACTTGGAAGCGGTGCCATGACCAATTCCATTGATGATTTTGCAGGGGCGGACTGCATCATCATGTTTGGCTCAAATGCAGCCGAAACCCATCCCATCATCATGGGGCAGATTTATGAAGCCTGTGCAAAGGGTGCAACGCTCATCGTGGTCGACCCCAGGACCACGGAGCCTGCAAAAAATGCCAAGTTTCATCTGCCTGTAAATTTTGGTGCAGATATTCCCCTGATCAATGGAATGATGCGTCATATTCTGGACTGCGGTCTTGAAGACCGTTCATTTGTTTCCCAGCGTACTGAAGGGTTTGAGGCCATGGAACAAGCGCTTGAATTATGGCCCATGGAACGGGCCGCCCAGATTTCGGGTATTTCGCCGGAAAAAATAGCACAGGTGGCAGAATGCTATGCAAGGGCCCAAAATGCCTCGATTGTCTTTTGTATGGGAATTACCCAGCACACCTGCGGCACGGCCAATGTTCATGCCGTGTGCAACCTGGCCATGCTCTGTGGTCAATTGGGCCGACCATTTACCGGGATCAATCCCTTGAGGGGACAGAACAATGTCCAGGGTGCCTGTGATATGGGTGCTTTGCCGGATTTCTTGCCAGGCTACCAGGGGGTGACAAGTCCTGACGTCCGGTCCAAATTTCAGGCGGCATGGGGGACTCCATTGCCTGTCACGCCAGGCTTGACCGTTACAGAAATGACTGCCGGCGCAGGAGAAACAGTACGGGCGCTTTACATCATGGCGGAAAATCCCATGATGAGTGACCCGGATATTCATTCTGTGAAAAATCGTCTGGGAAAGCTTGATTTTCTCATGGTTCAGGATATTTTTATGACCGAGACCGCCCGGTTGGCCGACCTGGTTTTACCCGGTGCCTGTTTTGCCGAAAAAACCGGAACATTTACCAGTACAGAACGCAGGGTTCAGCTTTTGAGAAAGGCGGTTTCTCCCCCTGGGGAGGCCATGGATGATTTTTCCATCCTCTGTTGCCTGGGCAAAGAGCTGGGACTTGATTTTAATTATACAGACCCGGGTCAGGTCATGGATGAGATTGCCGGTTTGACCCCCATTTACGGGGGGATAGGGTTTTCCCGGTTAGCCCCCCATGGCCTGCAATGGCCCTGCGTATCCCAGGATGATCCGGGTACCCCCTATTTGCATCATCAGACCTTTTCCCGGGGTAGGGGGCTTTTTGTGGTACCGGATTACACCCCGCCCATGGAGATACCTGATCCAGACTATCCGTTTACCCTGGTAACAGGGCGGATATTCTGCCATTACCATACCGGAACAATGACCCGCCGTTCACCGACCCTCAGCCAGGAGTCTTCAACCCCGTTTGTACAGATTCATCCACAGGATGCACAGGTGTCAGGGATAGTACAGGGTGATGGTGTCCGGGTGTCCACCCGGAGGGGCAGCATTGTTCTGTCTGCACGGCTGACCCGGGATGTCAAACCGGGTTCCTTGTTTGTGCCGTTTCATTTTGCAGAGGCCCCGGCCAATGCGCTGACCCATGAAGCACTGGATCCTGTCTCTAAGATTCCAGAGTTCAAGGCATGTGCGGCAAGGCTTGAAAGGGAAGATAAATATGATAAACAAGGTGCTTGAACAATCCAGAGCTGTTTTTTGTGTGGACTGCGGGAAATGTGTGGCTGTCTGTCCCATGGCTGAAATGTATCAGGATTTTTCCGCAGATATTTCCCCCCGGGGAATTATTCAACGGGCGCTCAGGCAGGAGAATATCCTTGAGGATGCGGGCCTGTGGTGCTGTGTTGGGTGTAATGCCGGTGCCCAGGTCTGTCCAGAAGGAGTCAATTGCAGAGAATTGATCAAAGGCCTTCGAAATGTAGCGATACAGCAAAATTTGAATGGAAAGATTCAGTCGTGCATTCGCTGTGGCGCCATGGTGACCACACTGCCTGTGTCTGATTATATTCAAAAAAAGCTGAACCGGGAGAAAATAGCGTACCTGAACCTTTGTCCGGCCTGTCGGCAGCAGGTCTATATGGAAAGAAATACCCTGGGATAATGCAGGGGGATGTTGCCTGCCCCCAAGCAATCCCTTTACCATAATGGAAGTTGGAATTTAACATGCCGGAATCTATTCAGCTGGGTATGGATGACATACGGCCTTTGCCTGGCAAGGGAAAATCCATAAAACATCCGCCAACAATTGTTTTTGATCCTTCCAGATGCACAGGATGCGGTACCTGTGAAATGGTCTGTTCAGCACGACAGGTTAATGCCATTGCACCCTCGTTTGCTGCTGTTAAAAATCTTCGTTCAGAAGAGCGGGGTAATAATTTTACCGTGCTGTGTCTCCATTGTCAGGAACCTCTGTGTATTCCCGCCTGTCCCGTCCGTGCCATTGAAAAGGGCAAAGACGGGATTGTCCGGATCAACCCTGCCCTGTGCACGGGGTGCGGTATTTGTGCCCTTGCTTGCCCCGAGGCTGCTCCAATGATCACCCCTGACGGAACCGTCAGAAAATGTGACCTGTGTGACGGGGATCCGGCCTGTGTAAAATGCTGCCCGGAAGGAGCACTTACCTTTACCCGGGGGAAACGGCTGGGCTGGATTCGATGGATTCGATGGCCGGTTCAGGTCCTGGCGTTTTTTATGCTGGTGATGGTGCTGGCCGGCACCTTCTGCTATTTCAAAGCCGGGTCTGTGTCCCTGGCATGTCCGGCAGGCTTTTTACAAAATCTTGCTTCAACAAAGATTCTGGTGCTGACCGGTCTTGTTTCAGCATCTGTTCTTCTGGTGCTGACCCTTTTTCTGGGCCGGATCTTTTGCGGGTTTATCTGCCCGTTTGGGTTTTTCCTGGATCTTGTGGGAAAGATTGTCCCAAAGTTCGGACTGCCCGGATTTTTAAAAGGACGGCTGATCAAGTACGGGATCCTGGCCGGGGCAGTGGGTACCAGTGCAGGCCTGGGTTGCCAGGCATTCTGTACGGTCTGTCCCATTGGAAGTCTTTGCCGGTCCTATGGTCCCAATGGCATTCTCAACGGATTTCAGCTGGGTGTATTTCCGGTTGTTGCCGCCCTTGAAATGGGAGAAAAAAGGTCCTGGTGCCGATATTTTTGTCCGGTGGGGGCGGTCCTGGCCCTGGCCGCAAAAATAGGGGTTGTTAAAATCGTGATTGGCGCACAGCAGTGTAAAAAATTTTCCTGCATGCAGTGTGCCGATGTCTGCCCCATGGGAATTATCGACAAAGATGCTTTAAGACAGGGGATTTCACCTGAAATTCCCATGTCCGAATGCATCATGTGCATGCGATGCATTGATGCCTGCAGATACGGGGGAGCCAAAATCAGGTTCAGGTGGCAGAAAACTGCTCCCCTGGGAGGGAAAATATGAATCTTCCAGGCAGATCTGCAAACAGGGTTATCGCTGTCGTGGACCTTGAAAAATCATCCATGATACAGACATTGCCAACAGCAGAAATGGTCGAATCCATTGGTGGGGCAGCGGTGAATACCCTCTTACTGGAAAAATACAGTCAGCAGGTGCCCCTGGTTCTGGGAACCGGGCCCCTTACTGGCGGGTTTGCACCGGCATCCTGTCTGATGGCCGCATCTTTTTGTTCAAGCGACAGGGGGATTTGCCATGTCCCGGTGGTCATTAACTCCGGGCCGATGTTAAAGCTTTCCGGAATAGATTTTGTTGTCTTTACAGGCCAGGCTCCCAGGCCCTGTGTGGTGGTTATTTCAAAGGATAACATCCATATTGAAACAGCAGATGATCTTGCAGGAATGAGTATCCCAGCAACGGTGAAACGATTGAAGTCCAGGGGCATAAAGGAAGTTGCCCTGGTGACCGGCCCTGATGTCCATTCTTCCAGCAGACATCATTCTGCTTCCACGTCTGTGTTCGGTGGTTTTGATCGGTGTGGGCTGGCCGGTTATATGGCATCCAAAAATATTCGGGCCATTGTTCTCAACGGTGGGGGCGAAATTGACTTTAATGACAAGGATCTTGAGACGAGTCGTGTTTTAAACGGCCAGGTTCACAAACAATTGCCCAGATCCAGGCCCATGACGGTATTGGGTAAAATTACGGGCAGCAATCCTGCCAGAAAACTGGTGAAAAAATATTTCAATCATTCCCATGCCTGTTTTCATTGCCCTGTGGGATGTATTAATTTTTTGAAATTTTCTGGCATGCAAACCCGTACAGAACAAGTTGATACCCGGGGTATTTTTATCCTTGATCATCAGGGCTTTGCTGCCCTGTCCAAAACCCGTCCAAAAGATGCCCACATCCTTATGGAAAAAGCCTTGGCCATGGGTCTGGATCCATTGGCTTTAGCCGGGGAGATGGATGAGCGAACAGGGTTTGAACAGGCCCTGGCACAAATGGAAAACAAGGCTGAACCTGGAATTGAAAAAAAGGCAACGTCACAATTGCCTCCTGGTATATCCATTGAAGCTTACCACCGTTTTGGCGGTGCACTGCCGCAAATTATTCCTCCAAACACAAAGAAATCTTTCAGTACCTGGGAGGAGCAAGTGGCCTTTGCCATGATTGTTGGCGTCTGCCCCATTCCACAACTGCTTTTTCCGGCCATGTCATCTTCTGCATTCATGCCCTTTATCACCCGGGATCAAGACCAGGTTAAACTCTTTTACCGCTGTCTTGAAAAAAGTATTGAAAAAGTTCTCCGCTGCATTCCCGGTCAGGACGACCGGGAATGCTTTAACAATAAGCGGGTGGTTATTTGATGACCGCAGCACCGGCCATGGCCACACTTTCATCCTCGTCCACACTGCCGCCGCTGACGCCGATAGCGCCGATAATTACATTGTTTCCATCCACCAGCAGTACACCGCCTGCAAAGAGGATTAAACCGTTATTGCTGACTTCAATCCCGTATAGAGACTTACCCACCTGTGAAGCGGCCCCCAGGGCACGGGTTGACATATTGAAATAACGGGCCGTCACTGCTTTTTTGATGGAGATGTCGATACTGCCAATGAAGGCATCTTCCTGGCGATAAAAAGCCTTAAGATTGCCACCGGCATCGACAATGGCAATATTCATTGGTACCTTAATTTCTTCGGCTTTCTTGACTGCTGCCGTTAAAATCTTTTGTGCCTGGGCAAGGGTGATATCCCCTGGCAAAGTTTTAACAGGACCATCTGCAAGGGCGGGAATGATAGAAATCAAAAGGATAGAGAGACCAAAAATTGTAGACAATAACCATTTTTTCATACCTTACTCCTTTAATTATTAGTTATGATTGCACTCTGTTCTGGCCTGCCGTTTGGAAATCGTGCCCGTTGATTCAGGTGGATTTTTAATTAAACCGGGTGCGCATCCAATTTGGATTCCGGTACAGACGAATCAATACCTATCAGGATAGAAGGATCAGGTAAAAAATCAACCTTTTTTCTTTAAAAAGCCTGGAAAAATACAGGCCCATACATAGAGATATTACCAACTCATTGGGTTCCCAAGAACGAATAGCACAATGGGAAAATTTGATCATGGGCCTTAAGGAATAATCATGATCGAAACATACCCAGGGACTGTGTCAAGGGACTGACCCCTGGGCACCAACCGGAATAGGCTTTCCCCGGCCCGATTGATATGAGATGATACCCCCTATGGATGGATACAGGGGCTACATACTCACACGGGAACACCTGGACAACCGGGGCCGGCAACTGCTGCGCTACACCGGAGCCGGAGACCAGGGTCCCTTTGAAATCATCATCACCCGGGACCGGCCCCTTTTTTTCATTGAACACAATGCCGAACTGCCCGGCCATATCCCCCTTGACCAGCGGCGGCCGGTGGACCTTGCCGCCTTTGACGGGACATCAGTGGATGTCCTTTATTTTAAAACCCAATCCCAGTTATACAGGGCTCGAAAGCTATTGCAGGATCTGGGGGTCACAACCTTTGAGGCAGACATCCTTCCTGAAGATCGCTATCTCATGGAACGGTTTATCCATGGAAGCGTTGAAATCATGGGGACCTGGCGTTCCAGGGCCGGCCTGGTGACATTTACAGATCCGACCCTTAGCCCGGTTGACTGGCAGCCCCGGTTTTCAGTGATGTCCCTGGATATTGAAACCGGCCAGGCAGGACAGCTCTATTCCATTGCCTGCCATTTTAAAGATCCCAAAAGAGAACTTGAACACCCCGGCACCGGCACCATGGGCATTGTTCTGATGAACGACAGCTCCGCCCCCCACCTTGACTTGACCGATACAAACCTGCCCATGGACATGGGACTTTTCCGGGAGAATGTCGAGCCCTTGACCGATACCGGTTGGATGATCCGCCTGCCCGGTGAAAAAGAGATCCTCAACGCCTTTCTGAAAATCATGAACACCCTGGATCCGGATATCCTCATCGGCTGGCACGTTATCGGGTTTGACCTGATGTTCCTTGAAAAAAAATACCGGGAACACGCAATAAAATTTACCCTGGGCCGGAACCAGCTTGTGCCGGAGATCCGGGAGATCCGGAAAGGCACCTATACCACGGATATCTGCGGACGCATCGTCATTGACGGCCCCCCATCCCTCCGGGCCGCCTTTTATTCGTTTGATAATTTTCGCCTGGAAACCGTGGCCTCTGAAATCCTGCGAAAAGGCAAGGACATCGGTGACGATCAGGACAAGGTCCCGGAGATCGAAAGACGGTTCAGGCAGGATAAAACAGGTCTTGCCCGGTACAATCTGCTGGACTGCACCCTGGTCTGGGAGATTTTTAAAAAAATCGGCCTCATTGACCTGATCCTGAAACGGGCCCAGCTTTCAGGCCTTGCCATGGACCAGGTGGGCCGGTCTGTGGCCGCCTTTGATCATTTCATGCTGCCCAAAATCCACCGCAACGGCCTGGTGGCCCCCAATGTAAAGGATATCAAGGATATCGGCAATGCCCCGGGGGGCTGGGTTTTTACCAAATTACCGGGTTTTTTTGAGCAGATCGCGGTGTTTGATTTTAAAAGCCTGTACCCTTCGATTATTCGAACCTTTAAGATTGATCCGTTGTCCCGGTTAAATGCCCATGTCCATCCCCTGACCACCCCGGTAAACACCACTTTTTCCCGGGATGTCCATGTGCTTCCCGAATTCATCACCACCCTCATGGAAAACCGGGACAGGGCCAAAAAAGCAAGGGATCCCCATCTGTCCCAGGCTGTTAAGATTCTGATGAACAGCTTCTACGGGGTCATGGGAACCACCCGGAGCCGGTTTTACAATCCGGATTTATCCCGATCCATTACCGGGTCCGGGCGGTGGCTGCTGAAAAGGACCCGGGACTTTCTGGAACAAAAAGGCTACTCGGTTCTCTACGGAGACACAGATTCCGTGTTCGTTCAATTAAAGGCGAATGAATTTAAAGACGGCAGACAGGCCGGCGAAAAGCTTGCCCGGCAGATGAACGACTATCTGACCCGGACCCTGAAATCCGAATTTAACCTTGAATCCCATCTGGAAATTGAATTTGAAAAGCTGTTTGCCCGTTTTTTTCTTCCGGCCCTGAGGGGCGGCGGGAAAAGCGCTAAAAAAAGATACGCAGGCCTTTTACAAAAAGGGGATAAACAGGAACTGGTCTTTACGGGCCTGGAGTTTGTCCGGTCCGACTGGACCCGCTTTGCCCGGCAATTCCAATATGATTTATTCCACCGGGTCTTCCAGGACCAGGAGGTAGCCGTTTGGATCCGGCAGAAGATAATGGATTTGAAAAAGCATGTCCATGACCCGGATCTGGTCTATCGAAAGCGGCTGACCAAGCCGGTCCGGGAGTATGTTAAAATGGTTCCCCCCCACGTGAAAGCGGCCCGGCTCCTCAAGGGCCGACAGGAGAATCCCAGGGAAATCGCCTATGTCATGACCCTGAGGGGGCCTGTTCCCACGGCACTGCCCCATGACGACCTGGATTATAACCACTATATTGAAAAACAGCTCAAGCCCATTGCAGATGCGGTGCTCCTTTTCTTTGACCTGAGCGTTGCCGACATCATGGGGGGAAAACAGCTGAGCCTGTTCTAGGGTTTTTTACACATGGTTTGATTTTTCTGTCCCCCCTACAATGATGAATTCATATACTGGTTAAGCCTGGTCATCCAGGCATTTAACTCTTTTTTTGGTGCAAAGAGGAAAAAATTGCCGGCGCTGCGCTGGATCTCCATGATATCGATGAGGAAATCATAAACCGCATTGGCTGAGCGCTGGTCAGCCACCAGGGACTGGTTTTGTGCATCGATGAGGTCGATGATGGATTTTATGCCGCGTTCATAGGAATCGGTTACCAGGGAAAGGTTGCGTTGGGCTGCTTTGGCTGCATCCCTTGACAGCCGGATGCCAGGATAGGAGGCGCGGATCAGGTGGACCGCATTGAGAATTTGTTTTTCAATGTGGTTTGCCAGGCTGTCTCGCTGATGGTGCAGCTGTAACAGCTCTTCCCGGGACCGGTTTAGTGTGGCATTTTTTTTGCCGCCGCTGTAAAGGGGAACACTGGCCTGAACTCCGACGGTCCAGTCCGTATCATCCCTTCCAAGCAGGTAGTCGGATCCCTGCCCACTTTTATTCAATTCCGGGGACACCTTACTTAATTCAGATTCCAAAGCGATAATAGACAATAGTCGTTTCTAAAGTGCTGTTCACCCAGGAAGTCCCGGGCCGTATGCAGGCGCAGAGGCTGCAATTTTTCCCGACGATTCCATACCAGTGCCCCGGATACTTAAGAGACCCAAACCGTTTCCATTATTCCCATGGCCCTAATTGAGTACCTCAAAGCTTTAGCCCCGGTTGTCCAGGATTTTTCTGACTGTGCCTATAAATTTTGCAATACTGAAGGGCTTCATGAGAAATTCATCAATATCACTTTCATGGTAAGTTCCCTGTGATATTTTCTCGCTGAACCCGGTGCAGAGGATGACGGGGATATCTTTTTTACAGGCCTTTAAATGTCTTGCCAGAATGTCACCGGTCATCCCGGGCATGGCCATGTCCGTGACCACAAGATCAAAGGCTTCCGGGGATTCCTTAAATGCCTTAAGGGCCTGAATACTGTCTTTGTAAATCGAAACATTGAATTCCGGGGACAGAATTCCGGGGACACCTTACTTAATTCAGATTCCAAAGCGATAATAGACAATAGTCGTTTCTAAAGTGCTGTTCACCCAGGAAGTCCCGGGCCGTATGCAGGCGCAGAGGCTGCAATTTTTCCCGACGATTCCATACCAGTGCCCCGGATACTTAAGAGACCCAAACCGTTTCCATTATTCCCATGGCCCTAATTGAGTACCTCAAAGCTTTAGCCCCGGTTGTCCAGGATTTTTCTGACTGTGCCTATAAATTTTGCAATACTGAAGGGCTTCATGAGAAATTCATCAATATCACTTTCATGGTAAGTTCCCTGTGATATTTTCTCGCTGAACCCGGTGCAGAGGATGACGGGGATATCTTTTTTACAGGCCTTTAAATGTCTTGCCAGAATGTCACCGGTCATCCCGGGCATGGCCATGTCCGTGACCACAAGATCAAAGGCTTCCGGGGATTCCTTAAATGCCTTAAGGGCCTGAATACTGTCTTTGTAAATCGAAACATGGTACCCGTATTTCTGGAGAATTTTCTGACCCATCATGGCAACGCTTTCCTCATCATCAATGAAAAGAATACGTTCGGTTCCTTCAGCAACCGACGCCTCCAGGGCTTTTTTCGATTCTTCCGGAACGTCTACTGTGGGCAGAAAAACATGGAAAGTTGTGCCCTTGCCAGGCTCGGAATATACCTTGATATCTCCGTTGAGTTTTCTGACGATGCCGTAGGTGACCGAAAGGCCCAGTCCGGTACCCTTTCCCTCCTCTTTAGTTGTGAAATAGGGATCAAAGATCTGCGCCAGGGTACTGGCATCCATGCCGCAGCCCGAATCAGAAACAGTGAGACGGGCATAGCGACCCGGGACAAGTCCCTCCATGCCCGGTTCATCCTTATTAATAATTATTATCTCTTCCAGGCATACTTCAAATTTTCCGCTGTTCTTCTGGACCGCATGGAAGGCATTGGTACAAAGATTCATAAGAATCTGGTGAAGTTTGGTGGGATCGGCAAAAACCTTGGCACAGTCAGGCTGGATATTATTAAGAATTTCAATATCCCTGGGAATGGACGATCGCAGAAGCTTAAGGGCTTCGTTGATTATTATCTGGAACCGCACCACCTGGTTGTTCAATTCACCCTGGCGGCTGAAGGTGAGAATCTGCCGGGTTAAATCCTTTGCCCTGGATGCGGCCAGATGGATCTGCTGCACCATTTCATGGTTGGGGCCCTCCTTTGGAAGATCCATCAATAAAAGCTCGGAATACCCCATGATTGGAGAGAGAATATTGTTGAAATCATGGGCTATCCCCCCTGCCAGGGTACCCATGGATTCCATTTTCTGAAAATGCTGGAGTCTTACCTCAAGCCTTTCCTTTTCCGATTGGACCTGTTCTCTTATTTTTTCCTGATTTTCAAGGGCCAGGGCCATTTCGTTATAGGCATTGGTGATCAACTTGACCTCTTCAATGCTGGATACGTTGTCAAGCCGGTAGGAAAAGTCTCCAGATCTGACCCGGTCAAGGGCCATCCTTATTCTCTGGTTAACGGCATCTTCCATGGATTGTCGGGGAAAGGTTGAAAAAAAGATCCACTGGATGCCGGGAATAACTTCAAAATAGGCAATTAAATCGGTTCCCCCCTTGGTCGAAGTCAGGGGAAACTGCCCTTTCTTTTGTTCCAGTAGTTCATCCGGATTCAAACCCTTGAATTCAGGCCCCAAGTCATGAAAATGCTGTTGAAAAATGCTCCCCTTTTCCAGGTCAATGGAGGCTTCAATGGAGGGGTGGGCCACAAGACGGCCCCCCTGGTCGATTATAAAGTTGACCTGGCCCTGTAAAAGGGTGTCAAAGATAAAATCGGGGTAAAGACTTGCCATGGGAAGGTCAATGCTCCACAGTCCGATAAAATTGCCCTTAAGTTCCAGGGGAATGGACACCGACAGGATAAGCCCTTCCCCGGCATAGTCAATGGTGGGACGTGTCCATTGGATCCGGCCCCCTGGATTATTTTCCGGGGTCACGGATTGAAATGTGTGGTAGGTTGTCCAGTCAAAATCCGGGGTAATGGCTGTGATCTGGTCAATATAGGGAAATTGAATTGAGGTATTAGTAATGTCCTGGTAATAAACCCATGCGGCATGGGGCAACCTGGAACGAATTTCGTCGAGAAAAGGCCCTATATTTCTCAGGCAGTACATACGTGAACAGGCTTCCCCGTTTTGGACAAGGTCCGGATGCCAGGAGTAGGAAATTGCATTTTTGGGGGCTTTATTTTTCCGAAATGCCTTTAAGAGTGGGATACTGAGCCAGAAACCGTCTTCATCAACTGCAAATTCTTCTTCCTGGAACCAGTTTTCAATGTCTGAATCACTGACCCGGGTTTCCTGGAACAGTGCAAGGGAAAGCCTTCTCAGTTCGTTTAAGGTATCATGAAACCGCTGGATGTTGGTTTCAAGGGATGCAACGATCTGTTGAATCTGCAAATTAATGGGGTAATGTGTTAACATGGCTCCTCACAAGGGGGTTAGCAGATCCCCTTTCCTATGCTTCGGGGACGGACATCTCACAGGAATAAAATTTAACTTACAAAAACGGAGAATGCCATTTCAGGGATGCTGAATCTCTTCAGCTTTCCGACGCTTCAATAATAATATCAAATATGGTGAATCCTTTTGTGCGCTCTTGGGATAACACCTATACCCTTAAGATTAGAGAGTAACCTGCCTTTTGTCAATAACTCCTGAACACTTTCGAGCCCCCCGACGTTTACCATTCCGGTCAGGGGAACCCAAGGGGGATGGTACTATCGCCTGCCCGGTATCATCGTGTTTTATCGTTTGTTGAGACCCCATCCATACCCTGCTCCGGCCATGCCGGTTATCCGGACATCCACACGCCATAGCGCAGCCGCCAGACAATGGCCGGCACAACGGCCAGGGCCAGAAAAACAAGCTGTGCCAGGGTGATTTTCGTTGCTGCCTGCCGGCAACGATTCAATGATCTTCGGTAAACGCCGGTGTCGTGCTTCACCAAAACAGGAAGCATGAAGATCGTAATCCCCTCCATGCCGATGATGGCCATGGCGCCATACAGGGGATAACCCACCAGGTGATGCACCGGAAGAAACAGGCACCACGGGCAATGGTGATGCAGCACTTCATAGTGATAGGCGGACAGGACATTGACCAGTACCAGGGCCGAAACCGGCAGCCACAGCCCGGTGACAAGGGCAAGCAGGGATCTTGTTCGGGGGCGGTCAATCCGTGAAACGCTTAAAGTCACGGACAGAATGAAAAGCAGAATGTTCAGCACAATAAAAGCCGTGAGCCACACATTGTCCCCCAGCCCGAAAAGAGTTGTTGCCTGTTCCACGGTTGAAAACTGATCGTAAACAACGGCACAGCAGTCCACGGGCTGGTTGGGCCGGATACCTGCAAACGCTTCATAGGTCTGTTTTAAGGTTAACACCGCCAGAACGGGAATAACGAGGAACAGGCGGGCGGAAATCTGGGTTAACGGCATCTCCGGGAGCGCTCGATTAAGCTTGTCCAGTTCATACCACAGCTTCATCAACAACAGCAAAAGACCGGTATACAGCAGCAACCGGTTGCTGCCGTCGGCAGACATTGCCTGGCACACACCGGTACCGCACATGGCGCCGGGAATATCCTCATGGAAAATATTGGCAATCCCAAACACAAGGACAACCCCGGCGAACAACCATAAGAAAAAAGCCGCCCTTCCCAGGATGGAGGCGCCTTCCGCCTGTGTTTCCAGGGTCAGCTGCCGGCGGTCTGCCACAAGGGGATGCCAGTTCAATGCCGTGTTCACCCATGTGGGGCAGGCCACTAGCAATAGAATCAGCGCCATGAGCTGTGCAGATATGACGGCCAGCAGCAGGGGATGCCAGAACATGGTGGGCCTCAGGAATCCATCTGATTCAGGACACCGTTTTCCAGCCGGTAACCCACGATCTGTTCCGGGAGCGTGTCCAGGGTTAAACCATGGGCGGCAACGATCACAACGGCATTCTGGCAGGCATGGTGGTACAGCAGGTCCATCATCTGTCGGCTGCTCTCTTCATCCAGATGGGCAAAGGGTTCGTCGGCAAATATAAAGTCCGGGTGGTTGACAATGGCCCTTGCCATGGATGTTTTCTGGCGTTCCCCCCCTGAAAGGGAGCTGGCTAAACTTGTGGCATGGTTCAGGATGCCCACCTTTTCAAGGGCTTCCATGCTCTGGCTGCGGCATGTGGACAGGGTGCGACCCAGGGGAATCAACGGCAGCATGACATTTTCCAGCACGGT
Coding sequences:
- the fdhF gene encoding formate dehydrogenase subunit alpha gives rise to the protein MKIDYIKTICPYCGCGCGLILEVADGIIVNTRQDMDHPVSKGHLCMKGWNAHEFVHHPKRLTSPLLKINNQFQKISWDEAITLAMEKFKAAADTHGPDAVAGLSSARCSNEENYLFQKLIRAGFHTNNVDHCARLCHGPTAAAMTRALGSGAMTNSIDDFAGADCIIMFGSNAAETHPIIMGQIYEACAKGATLIVVDPRTTEPAKNAKFHLPVNFGADIPLINGMMRHILDCGLEDRSFVSQRTEGFEAMEQALELWPMERAAQISGISPEKIAQVAECYARAQNASIVFCMGITQHTCGTANVHAVCNLAMLCGQLGRPFTGINPLRGQNNVQGACDMGALPDFLPGYQGVTSPDVRSKFQAAWGTPLPVTPGLTVTEMTAGAGETVRALYIMAENPMMSDPDIHSVKNRLGKLDFLMVQDIFMTETARLADLVLPGACFAEKTGTFTSTERRVQLLRKAVSPPGEAMDDFSILCCLGKELGLDFNYTDPGQVMDEIAGLTPIYGGIGFSRLAPHGLQWPCVSQDDPGTPYLHHQTFSRGRGLFVVPDYTPPMEIPDPDYPFTLVTGRIFCHYHTGTMTRRSPTLSQESSTPFVQIHPQDAQVSGIVQGDGVRVSTRRGSIVLSARLTRDVKPGSLFVPFHFAEAPANALTHEALDPVSKIPEFKACAARLEREDKYDKQGA
- a CDS encoding 4Fe-4S dicluster domain-containing protein yields the protein MINKVLEQSRAVFCVDCGKCVAVCPMAEMYQDFSADISPRGIIQRALRQENILEDAGLWCCVGCNAGAQVCPEGVNCRELIKGLRNVAIQQNLNGKIQSCIRCGAMVTTLPVSDYIQKKLNREKIAYLNLCPACRQQVYMERNTLG
- a CDS encoding 4Fe-4S dicluster domain-containing protein; translated protein: MPESIQLGMDDIRPLPGKGKSIKHPPTIVFDPSRCTGCGTCEMVCSARQVNAIAPSFAAVKNLRSEERGNNFTVLCLHCQEPLCIPACPVRAIEKGKDGIVRINPALCTGCGICALACPEAAPMITPDGTVRKCDLCDGDPACVKCCPEGALTFTRGKRLGWIRWIRWPVQVLAFFMLVMVLAGTFCYFKAGSVSLACPAGFLQNLASTKILVLTGLVSASVLLVLTLFLGRIFCGFICPFGFFLDLVGKIVPKFGLPGFLKGRLIKYGILAGAVGTSAGLGCQAFCTVCPIGSLCRSYGPNGILNGFQLGVFPVVAALEMGEKRSWCRYFCPVGAVLALAAKIGVVKIVIGAQQCKKFSCMQCADVCPMGIIDKDALRQGISPEIPMSECIMCMRCIDACRYGGAKIRFRWQKTAPLGGKI
- a CDS encoding aldehyde ferredoxin oxidoreductase N-terminal domain-containing protein, whose protein sequence is MNLPGRSANRVIAVVDLEKSSMIQTLPTAEMVESIGGAAVNTLLLEKYSQQVPLVLGTGPLTGGFAPASCLMAASFCSSDRGICHVPVVINSGPMLKLSGIDFVVFTGQAPRPCVVVISKDNIHIETADDLAGMSIPATVKRLKSRGIKEVALVTGPDVHSSSRHHSASTSVFGGFDRCGLAGYMASKNIRAIVLNGGGEIDFNDKDLETSRVLNGQVHKQLPRSRPMTVLGKITGSNPARKLVKKYFNHSHACFHCPVGCINFLKFSGMQTRTEQVDTRGIFILDHQGFAALSKTRPKDAHILMEKALAMGLDPLALAGEMDERTGFEQALAQMENKAEPGIEKKATSQLPPGISIEAYHRFGGALPQIIPPNTKKSFSTWEEQVAFAMIVGVCPIPQLLFPAMSSSAFMPFITRDQDQVKLFYRCLEKSIEKVLRCIPGQDDRECFNNKRVVI
- a CDS encoding GlcG/HbpS family heme-binding protein → MKKWLLSTIFGLSILLISIIPALADGPVKTLPGDITLAQAQKILTAAVKKAEEIKVPMNIAIVDAGGNLKAFYRQEDAFIGSIDISIKKAVTARYFNMSTRALGAASQVGKSLYGIEVSNNGLILFAGGVLLVDGNNVIIGAIGVSGGSVDEDESVAMAGAAVIK